CGAAAAAAAATCCGGCACAAAGAGTTCTTTCTGTTTAGAAGATTGTGTTTAGTGGATCGCTCTCTTACGGTACTTTTTGCCCGCAACCTCAACGTTCCCGATGGTGATCAGGGCGTCGTGGTCAAACCCGAGAACAATAGATTTCAGCTTCGTCAGCTCAAGGCGCGACACTACAACATAAATTACCGTTGTTTCAATTTTAGAATAACCGCCCTGCCCTTCGAGCAGCGTTACACCTCTGCCAAGTCTGGCGGTCAGTGCATCCGCAATATCCGAATAACAGTCGGAAACAATCATGACTGCCTTGGAATTATCAAAGCCCTCTATGACAATATCAATCACCTTGAATGCGATAAAATAGGTCACAAGCGAATACATCGCGCGATCCCAGCCGTACAGCAAGCCTGCGAAGCCGAGAATAAAAATGTTGAAAAACATCACAATCTCGCCAATGGAAAAACTGATCTTCTTGTCAAAAATGATTGCCACCATTTCCGTTCCGTCCAACGAACCACCAGCCCGGATAATGAGACCTACGCCCGTGCCGTTGATAATGCCGCCGAAAATCGCCGCGAGAAAAACATCATGCGTCAGTCCCGAAATAGGTTGAAGCAGCGAAACCCCAATCGAAAGACAGATAATGGCAAACAAAGTGGAAATAACAAAGGTTTTTCCGATTTGCCGGTACCCCATGATTAAAAAAGGTAAGTTCAGCAAAAATGTAAACATTCCCAGCGGAAGATGTGTAATATAGCTGCTCATGATAGAAATCCCGACAATGCCGCCGTCAATGATATTATTCGGGATCAAAAAGATCTCTAGCCCGATGGAGGAAAGGGTCGCGCCGAGGATGATCAGCGCCATTTTGATCAGCAGTGTTCGCAATCGACTGGTTTTATTCGTCATATACGCTCCTCGCTCCACATAGTTAATATTATAATTGTAGCATAAAACAGAATGTTGTTGAGAAAAAAATTTTTTGAGAAATTCGTGTATTATTAGGCAAAATGATATGATTTTGATGAAATGTTGGTGAGATTTGATCCGCCCGGCCTTTTACACAGTGGACGTTTTTTTAGTTTACAGTATCATAATTCGTCATGCCCTCCCATTGGGTAGTAACCACAAAAAAGCCGCTGGCTTCGATGCTTGTCCGCAAATTGCGAAGGTAAACGGCAGGCTTCGCTTCGACGGCAAATGCCACATGCGCATGAAGTGCATTTACTTCTGCCCCGCCAAGACGCTTACTCCCGGTGTTTGCAGGTCCGGAATCTGGCAGAATGGAATTCCGGCATCTGTTCAAGACTTTCCATGCCAAATAATACAGAAAAGCGAGGCAAAAATGCCTCGCTTTTAAATTGACTATCTTGGCGGGCGCGGCGGCCACGGCGGTCCGGGAGGCGGCCCGGGTGGATGCGGTGGTCCCGGTGGCGGTCCCGGCGGGTGCGGCGGTCCGGGTGGACGCGGCGGCCTTGGACACGGTCTTCCGGGCGGTAGCCATGGCGGCCACGGTGGTCCGGGTGGACGCGGCGGCCTTGGACACGGTCTTCTTGGCGGGAAAATCCACCA
Above is a window of Faecalispora anaeroviscerum DNA encoding:
- a CDS encoding YitT family protein codes for the protein MTNKTSRLRTLLIKMALIILGATLSSIGLEIFLIPNNIIDGGIVGISIMSSYITHLPLGMFTFLLNLPFLIMGYRQIGKTFVISTLFAIICLSIGVSLLQPISGLTHDVFLAAIFGGIINGTGVGLIIRAGGSLDGTEMVAIIFDKKISFSIGEIVMFFNIFILGFAGLLYGWDRAMYSLVTYFIAFKVIDIVIEGFDNSKAVMIVSDCYSDIADALTARLGRGVTLLEGQGGYSKIETTVIYVVVSRLELTKLKSIVLGFDHDALITIGNVEVAGKKYRKRAIH